The DNA sequence CGTCCCTTGACAAGTCCTTATCAAGTCCTTTGGCAAATTGAACGTGGTTTTTCCTTAGGTGCATAAGTTGTAAAAAACTTACAAAGATTTATTCTTGTAGTAATTTGTAGTAAAAACTCTGTTGACATTAAACTTGACATTGATTATAATTTACTTGACATTAACTTTTGAGGAGATATAAATGTCAGTGCAAATAAAAAAAATAATCTCAAATCTTGTCAGGGAGAGAAAAAAAATTAAGACCTCAGATGTCATTGATATCTTGGGAGGGAAAATTTCTCGACAGCATATAAGTTTTATTATTACTGAAATGGTAAGAAAAGGTGAACTTATAAGAAGTGGGTCTTATCGTTATGCCGTTTATACTCTTCCTGAATATGCCTTTATTTTTTTGAAGTCTATCAAAAAGCGTCTTAAAAATGAAAACCTAAAAGAACATGAAGTTCTTGATAGCCTTGTTGCACAAAATCCATTTTTGCAACATTTAAACGAAAACGTAAAAAGCATTTTTGACTACGCTTTTTTAGAGATGCTAAATAATGCCATAGAACATTCTAAGTCTAAATTTATCCACGTTGAAGCTATAAAAGACGATAAAAATTTAAGATTCGTTATTGATGATTTTGGAATCGGGGCTTTTAAAAATATCATGCAAAAAAGGAATCTTACAAGTGAGATTGAGGCCATTCAAGATTTACTCAAAGGTAAAACCACTACTGCTCCAAAATTCCATTCAGGGGAAGGAATTTTTTTTACTTCAAAGGCGGCGGATATTTTTATGCTAGAAAGTCATGATTATCGTTTAAGAATTGACAATTTAATCAATGATGTTTTTATTGAAGAATTAAGGTCTTCCAAGAGGGGAACTAAGGTTCTATTTACAATTTCTTTGAATTCTAAAAAACACCTTATAGATATTTTTAAGGAATATCAAACCGATCCTAAAGAGTATGCTTTTGATAAGACCAAGATTGAGATTAAATTATACACCATGGGTACTATCTATATTTCTCGGTCTCAAGCACGGAGAGTACTATCTGCGCTAAATCGGTTTAGAACTGTTGTTTTAGATTTTGATAAAGTTCCAACAGTAGGCCAAGCTTTTGCTGATGAAGTTTTTAGAGTCTTTAAGAATGCTTATCCAGAGATTAAGATTATTCCAATTAATATGAATGAAGCAGTAGAGTTTATGGTTAAAAGGGTTAGGAAGTAATAAGATTAACATTTTGAAATTACAGGATTAATCAGAAAACGCCGAGGCTATTTTCGTGCTACTTTTAAACTAAGACAGTTTTTGGATCTTTCAAAAACCGAACAGTTTATGTTTGTTATAGAAGCATATTTTTTTCAATTTAACTGGGTATACAACCATGGATACAAGATTTTAAAGGTTTTTGCACGGCTGAATTTGTTCAAAGTCATATAGATAGTATCATAGGATTTTTACTTTACCATTTTGGAGGCGCAGAGGGAGAATGGGTTGATTGGTATTATTTTATTAAAAAAACGGTGGAATCTTATCACTTGAAATGGATAGATTATGAAGGAAAGCCAAACAAAGAAAGAATGTTTAAAGACTTTAGCCGTCCGCTCAAAGAAGTTTTAATGATGTTTAATCTGGTTGATGTTAGAAAAGAAACAAGAGAACATTATTTTAAAGATCTAAAACAAATAAGAGTTACAGGGTTTGGAAAAGAAGTTTTGAGCCTACTACTTTAATGTTATATAGAAAGATATTTAGAAACCGATTTTACAAATTTTTCAATGTCTGTAAGTTTGTTTTTTAGGACATCATAAATTTTTTTATAGTCTAATTTATCGTAATCATGGGTCATTATATTTCTAAAGCCGGCCATGTCTATCATGTTTTTAGTCAAATCAGTAGAGATTACTGTTTCTTCTTTTAGAATATCGAAGTTTTCACTATAAGTTGTTGGTTTGCGGAATTTTTTATATGCAATAATTGTTTCCGCTAAATCAATTGTTGCTTGTGTGACTAGATAAAGATATCGTTCAACAGCACCCCGAAGATCTATGTTTTGTTCTATTTCTTTTCTAGAAAGTTTTTTATAGCGTTCAAGAATCTTTAGATACTTTTTAATAGAACTTATCTTGTCCTCAATTAGCATTAGATTAGTCATGCGCCCCTGCTTTAGTTAAATTATGTCTTATGAGAGAATCTCTAAAGTCAAAATATTCGTTTAATATTCTTGGTTCAATTAAGGTTTTGAAATATTCTTTTTCTAGGATTAATATACCTTCTGTAATAATGTTATATTTTAATGCTGGTTTATTTGTTAGGTTTAGTATGACAATATCAATTTGGTCTGTTTTAAGTAAACGGCTTAACTTTGCTAGAATGATGTATTGGAGATCATACATTTTGATTGAATTTTTTTCATCTAAATACATTGCAAAATCATAATCACTTAAAGGCCCAATATTTTTTCTTGCCTGCGAACCAAAAAGATAAACAAGCTTTACTTGGGGATATTGTGAAAAAATTTCTTTTATTTTTTCTAATTGCTCTTTGTCCATATCTATATTCTATATAATACAATGCTTTTTTCAACTCTTACCGATATTAGTTAAGCTTGTTAAGGATGTTTGTTAAGGGTGTTATTCTTAACGTCTCTGCAATTATAAAAATCGATAGTTATGCCTTCAAGGCGCCTATTACAAAGCTAACTATTGCCCAGGCAATAAGAGTAACAATTAACCCAATTATTGCATAAAGTATCGTAGTTTTAGCTTTGTTGACCGTTTCAGGGTTTCCGGCTGAGATGATATATTGAAAACCGCCGATTATTAAAAATAAAACAGCCACTATTCCAACCAGCAATAATAATGTATTAGAAACTTTTGTAATAATATCAAGTAATCCGCCCCCAACTGCCCTTGATGGTTTGGGTACTGGTATTTCATTTGCCGGAATATTATTTTGAGCATAAATAATAGTATTTAAAAATATATCCATTATTTATATTTTAGGATGAAGAAAAATCAAAAGCCATAGAAGAGTTGACATAATTACCAAAACCTCCGTTAGAGTAACGGAGGTTTTGGTAATTTAAAGAATAACCAATTTTGTTATGCTACCGGGGCTATTATTCTACCAATAACAAAGCTTACGGCTACGTAAGCAATCAGAGCAACTATAATACCGATGATTGCATAAAGTATTGTAGTCTTAGCTTTTCCAATTGTCTCTGGATTTCCGGCTGAAGTGATGTACTGAAAGCCACCAATAATAAGGAACAAAATAGCAATGATTCCAATAAGTAGAAGCATAGTATTTGAAACAACAGTAATCATTTCTGGT is a window from the bacterium CG_4_10_14_0_2_um_filter_33_32 genome containing:
- a CDS encoding histidine kinase, which produces MSVQIKKIISNLVRERKKIKTSDVIDILGGKISRQHISFIITEMVRKGELIRSGSYRYAVYTLPEYAFIFLKSIKKRLKNENLKEHEVLDSLVAQNPFLQHLNENVKSIFDYAFLEMLNNAIEHSKSKFIHVEAIKDDKNLRFVIDDFGIGAFKNIMQKRNLTSEIEAIQDLLKGKTTTAPKFHSGEGIFFTSKAADIFMLESHDYRLRIDNLINDVFIEELRSSKRGTKVLFTISLNSKKHLIDIFKEYQTDPKEYAFDKTKIEIKLYTMGTIYISRSQARRVLSALNRFRTVVLDFDKVPTVGQAFADEVFRVFKNAYPEIKIIPINMNEAVEFMVKRVRK
- a CDS encoding nucleotidyltransferase, which codes for MDKEQLEKIKEIFSQYPQVKLVYLFGSQARKNIGPLSDYDFAMYLDEKNSIKMYDLQYIILAKLSRLLKTDQIDIVILNLTNKPALKYNIITEGILILEKEYFKTLIEPRILNEYFDFRDSLIRHNLTKAGAHD